The proteins below are encoded in one region of Thermoanaerobaculia bacterium:
- a CDS encoding biotin/lipoyl-binding protein — protein MTAGRSDRPAARSLLARRGGAAAIAAAAAAAIAFMLRARVPAVEAWRVARTTVSPVAVGRGTILPPAAVTVFPRVIGRVARVLVTPGGTVRSGDPLIELDGAAYTGQV, from the coding sequence TTGACGGCCGGCCGTTCCGATCGACCGGCCGCTCGCTCCCTCCTCGCGCGCCGCGGCGGCGCGGCGGCGATCGCCGCCGCGGCGGCGGCGGCGATCGCGTTCATGCTCCGCGCCCGCGTTCCCGCCGTCGAAGCGTGGCGGGTCGCCCGGACGACCGTGAGCCCGGTCGCGGTTGGCCGGGGCACGATTCTCCCTCCGGCGGCCGTCACCGTCTTTCCGCGCGTCATCGGACGCGTGGCGCGAGTCCTCGTGACCCCGGGCGGGACGGTGCGCTCCGGAGATCCGTTGATCGAGCTGGATGGTGCGGCGTACACGGGGCAGGTCG